A window of Mycolicibacterium fluoranthenivorans contains these coding sequences:
- a CDS encoding sugar porter family MFS transporter: MSHGPVGGDGPSVFGDEKFTSGTSAVRIASVAALGGLLFGYDSAVINGAVASISQDFNIEGLTLGNAVASALLGAAVGAMTAGRIADRIGRITVMKIAAVLFFISAIGTGLAPSVWVLVVFRVIGGIAVGIASVIAPAYIAETSPPRIRGRLGSLQQLAIVSGIFLSLAIDYVLAQIAGGANETLWLGLDAWRWMFLVMMVPAVVYGLLTFTIPESPRYLVASHKIPEARKVLSMLLGEKNLEITIDRIKETLEREDKPSWRDLRKPGGGFLGLYGIVWVGLGLSIFQQFVGINVIFYYSNVLWEAVGFSEADSFVITVITSVVNIVTTLIAIALVDKIGRKPLLLIGSTGMAVSLITMSVIFGTASLDASGKPYLGDVAGPVALIAANVFVIAFGMSWGPVVWVLLGEMFPNRIRAAALGLAAAGQWAANWLITVSFPKLSDHLGVAYGFYGLCAVLSFLFVFRWVRETKGVSLEDMHGEVLHGAKG, translated from the coding sequence ATGTCTCATGGTCCGGTAGGGGGAGACGGCCCGTCCGTCTTCGGTGACGAGAAGTTCACGTCGGGTACCAGCGCCGTACGCATCGCCTCGGTGGCGGCCCTGGGCGGTCTGCTGTTCGGCTACGACAGCGCCGTCATCAACGGCGCCGTGGCGTCCATCTCGCAGGACTTCAACATCGAGGGCCTCACGCTGGGCAACGCGGTCGCCTCGGCGCTGCTCGGCGCCGCCGTCGGCGCCATGACCGCCGGCCGGATCGCCGACCGCATCGGACGGATCACGGTGATGAAGATCGCCGCGGTGCTGTTCTTCATCAGCGCCATCGGCACCGGGCTGGCGCCGAGCGTCTGGGTCCTGGTCGTCTTCCGCGTCATCGGCGGTATCGCCGTCGGCATCGCCTCCGTCATCGCGCCCGCCTACATCGCCGAGACGTCGCCGCCACGGATTCGAGGCCGACTCGGCTCGCTGCAGCAGCTCGCCATCGTGTCCGGCATCTTCCTGTCGCTGGCCATCGACTACGTGCTGGCACAGATCGCCGGTGGCGCCAACGAGACCCTGTGGCTCGGCCTGGATGCCTGGCGCTGGATGTTCCTGGTCATGATGGTGCCTGCCGTCGTCTACGGGCTGCTGACGTTCACCATTCCGGAGTCGCCGCGTTATCTCGTTGCCAGCCATAAGATTCCGGAAGCCCGCAAGGTCTTGAGCATGCTGCTGGGCGAGAAGAACCTCGAGATCACCATCGACCGGATCAAGGAGACGCTGGAACGCGAGGACAAGCCGTCCTGGCGCGACCTGCGCAAGCCGGGCGGCGGCTTCCTCGGCCTCTACGGCATCGTGTGGGTGGGTCTGGGCCTGTCGATCTTCCAGCAGTTCGTCGGCATCAACGTGATCTTCTACTACTCCAATGTGCTCTGGGAGGCCGTCGGGTTCTCCGAAGCCGACTCGTTCGTCATCACGGTGATCACCTCGGTGGTCAACATCGTCACCACCCTCATCGCGATCGCACTGGTCGACAAGATCGGACGCAAACCGCTGCTGTTGATCGGTTCGACGGGCATGGCGGTCTCGTTGATCACGATGTCGGTCATCTTCGGCACCGCGTCGCTGGACGCGTCGGGCAAGCCGTACCTGGGCGATGTGGCCGGACCGGTGGCGCTGATCGCCGCCAACGTGTTCGTCATCGCCTTCGGCATGTCATGGGGTCCGGTCGTGTGGGTGCTGCTCGGTGAGATGTTCCCCAACCGCATCCGCGCGGCGGCACTCGGCTTGGCCGCTGCCGGCCAGTGGGCGGCGAACTGGTTGATCACCGTCTCGTTCCCGAAGCTCAGCGACCACCTGGGCGTGGCCTACGGGTTCTACGGCCTGTGCGCGGTGCTGTCGTTCTTGTTCGTCTTCCGGTGGGTCCGGGAGACCAAGGGCGTGTCCCTGGAGGATATGCACGGCGAGGTGTTGCACGGGGCGAAGGGCTAG
- the pth2 gene encoding aminoacyl-tRNA hydrolase: MKQIIVMRTDLNMRKGKMVAQGAHAAVAAVVENLDDPRVVEWLNSHFTKICVGVGSAEELSEVMARARAAGLITRGIVDSGRTEFGGVPTPTCAAIGPDTADRLDPVTGGLRLL; the protein is encoded by the coding sequence GTGAAACAGATCATCGTGATGCGCACCGATCTGAACATGCGCAAGGGCAAGATGGTCGCTCAGGGCGCCCACGCGGCGGTTGCCGCGGTGGTGGAGAACCTCGACGACCCGCGGGTCGTCGAGTGGCTGAACAGCCACTTCACCAAGATCTGCGTCGGAGTCGGCAGCGCGGAAGAGCTCTCCGAGGTGATGGCCAGGGCCCGGGCGGCGGGGCTGATCACCCGCGGCATCGTCGACTCCGGCCGCACCGAGTTCGGCGGGGTGCCCACCCCCACCTGCGCGGCCATCGGACCGGATACCGCCGACCGCCTGGACCCGGTCACCGGCGGTCTGCGGTTGTTGTGA
- a CDS encoding phosphoribosyl-ATP diphosphatase, with the protein MKESQVVKTFDGLFAELSEKAQTRPAGSGTVAALDAGVHGLGKKILEEAGEVWLAAEHESDAALAEEISQLLYWTQVLMLSRGLTLDDVYRNL; encoded by the coding sequence ATGAAAGAATCGCAGGTCGTGAAGACCTTCGACGGCCTGTTCGCCGAGCTCAGTGAGAAAGCGCAGACCCGTCCCGCGGGCAGCGGGACCGTGGCCGCGCTGGACGCCGGCGTGCACGGACTCGGCAAGAAGATCCTCGAAGAAGCCGGTGAGGTCTGGCTGGCCGCCGAGCACGAGAGCGATGCGGCGCTCGCCGAGGAGATCAGCCAGCTGCTGTACTGGACCCAGGTGCTGATGCTGTCCCGCGGTCTCACGCTCGACGACGTGTACCGGAACCTCTGA
- the hisG gene encoding ATP phosphoribosyltransferase, with product MTTLRAHGASTTDTLRVAVPNKGALSEAAAEILSEAGYRRRTDPKDLTVVDPANNVEFFFLRPKDIAIYVGSGQLDLGITGRDLAAESDAPVRERLALGFGSSTFRYAAPKGRDWAVEELAGKRIATAYPNLVRKDLADKGIEATVIRLDGAVEISIQLGVADVIADIVGSGRTLGLHNLVAFGASLCDSEAILIERADTEPDPARDQLAARVQGVVFGQQYLMLDYDCPRAVLDQATAVTPGLESPTIAPLADPDWVAVRALVPRREVNSIMDRLAAIGAKAILASDIRFCRF from the coding sequence ATGACCACTCTTCGCGCACACGGCGCATCGACGACGGATACGCTTCGCGTCGCCGTCCCCAACAAGGGTGCACTCAGTGAAGCGGCCGCCGAGATCCTGTCGGAGGCGGGCTACCGGCGCCGTACCGATCCCAAGGACCTCACCGTCGTCGACCCGGCGAACAACGTCGAGTTCTTCTTCCTGCGGCCCAAGGACATCGCCATCTACGTCGGGTCGGGACAGCTCGATCTCGGTATCACCGGCCGGGATCTGGCCGCCGAGTCGGACGCGCCGGTGCGCGAACGGCTGGCGCTCGGCTTCGGCTCGTCGACCTTCCGCTACGCCGCGCCCAAGGGGCGCGACTGGGCGGTCGAGGAGCTGGCGGGCAAGCGGATCGCCACCGCCTACCCGAACCTGGTCCGTAAAGACCTCGCCGACAAGGGGATCGAGGCCACGGTCATTCGCCTCGACGGTGCGGTCGAGATCTCCATCCAACTCGGAGTGGCCGACGTCATCGCCGATATCGTCGGTTCCGGGCGCACCCTGGGCCTGCACAATCTGGTCGCTTTCGGCGCGTCGCTGTGTGATTCCGAGGCGATCCTGATCGAACGCGCCGATACCGAACCGGATCCGGCACGCGATCAGCTGGCCGCCCGCGTGCAGGGCGTGGTGTTCGGACAGCAGTACCTGATGCTGGACTACGACTGCCCGCGCGCCGTGCTGGACCAAGCCACCGCGGTGACGCCGGGACTGGAGTCACCGACCATCGCACCACTGGCCGACCCGGACTGGGTCGCGGTCCGGGCGCTGGTGCCGCGGCGCGAGGTCAACTCGATCATGGACCGGCTGGCGGCCATCGGCGCCAAGGCGATCCTGGCTTCTGATATCCGGTTCTGCCGATTCTGA
- a CDS encoding DUF4126 family protein, which yields MTVVVVLLLALLIGVVAGLRALTPPAVVAWAGALGWISLDGTWAHWLTHPITLTVLTILLVVELVTDQLPATPSRKVPPQFGARLLTGGFAAAVLVTGAIYHAKTGTIVSGVGAGIIGAVLGTLGGAEARTRLVARIGGRDLPIALTEDVVAVIGGFAVAAAASLL from the coding sequence ATGACGGTGGTGGTGGTTCTGCTACTCGCATTGTTGATCGGTGTCGTCGCCGGGCTCCGGGCACTCACTCCACCCGCGGTGGTGGCCTGGGCCGGCGCGCTGGGCTGGATCTCACTCGACGGCACCTGGGCGCATTGGCTGACCCACCCGATCACCCTGACGGTGCTGACCATCCTGCTCGTCGTCGAGCTGGTCACCGATCAGCTGCCGGCCACGCCGAGCCGAAAAGTGCCGCCACAGTTCGGCGCCCGCTTGCTCACCGGTGGATTCGCCGCGGCGGTCCTGGTGACCGGCGCGATCTACCACGCCAAGACCGGCACCATCGTCTCCGGTGTCGGCGCAGGCATCATCGGCGCCGTGCTCGGCACGCTCGGCGGAGCCGAGGCCCGCACCCGGTTGGTGGCTCGCATCGGCGGCCGTGACCTGCCGATCGCCCTGACCGAGGACGTGGTGGCCGTGATCGGGGGCTTCGCCGTCGCCGCCGCCGCGTCGCTGCTGTAA